A part of Solibacillus sp. FSL H8-0538 genomic DNA contains:
- a CDS encoding TOTE conflict system archaeo-eukaryotic primase domain-containing protein yields MKRQKPNDTIAKLNELYVSTRRKYIIQTALGYSTLNKDKSPTVWALNDYMLTRHLEGVNTYGIFNANTVNKFITFDIDYADNRDMARWATYKIIDALENEFHISRKDIHVSFSGNKGYHVDLFFDKAIKLTDSKSFYHAVLAVADLESNNVEFRPTYTQAVKIPLGIHQKTDSRCWFVDNVTLELIESFDYLNEVEPMDHAIILDALIEITPEQLAEFDQVRERTNVDITVVTESQAFSKVTDILKAGRLLGSNTRHETTVLLAAFCNTQGYEQDDAIDLILGVLHATPADYFSEGSKPEMWEKEARRIVKLAFGNDYKLGNADKTVTIYKSEILAVLSVGTFRQKQLAYAMLVTSKRYGETFYLTMSTAMRMVGTNARDTVNRAIKKLVEVRFIEYARKGELDKAKSRESGHAFYKPNRYRILIEKPCANEQGIEVTDAQSLVDVSYLLLSERELRRVVTRKEFTGRWSRC; encoded by the coding sequence TTGAAACGACAGAAACCGAACGACACTATCGCAAAATTGAACGAACTTTACGTATCAACTCGCAGAAAATATATTATCCAAACTGCGCTCGGATATAGCACGCTCAATAAAGACAAGTCGCCTACCGTTTGGGCCTTGAATGATTACATGCTTACTCGTCACCTGGAAGGTGTAAACACTTACGGAATTTTTAACGCTAATACAGTCAATAAGTTCATTACATTCGATATTGATTACGCAGATAACCGCGATATGGCGCGTTGGGCTACTTATAAAATTATCGATGCGCTAGAAAACGAGTTTCATATATCGCGTAAAGATATACACGTATCATTCAGCGGAAACAAAGGCTATCACGTTGATTTATTTTTCGATAAAGCGATTAAGCTAACGGATTCCAAATCGTTTTATCATGCGGTATTAGCTGTTGCGGATTTAGAAAGTAATAACGTCGAATTTCGTCCAACGTACACACAGGCGGTTAAGATTCCGCTGGGCATACACCAAAAGACGGACTCTCGTTGTTGGTTCGTAGATAACGTGACGCTAGAGCTGATTGAATCGTTCGACTATCTTAATGAAGTTGAACCGATGGATCACGCGATTATTCTTGACGCATTAATCGAAATTACGCCCGAGCAGCTAGCCGAGTTCGACCAGGTAAGAGAGCGGACAAACGTCGATATTACAGTCGTCACGGAATCGCAGGCATTTTCGAAAGTAACGGATATTTTGAAAGCCGGCCGTTTGCTCGGAAGTAACACTCGCCATGAAACAACGGTATTACTCGCAGCGTTTTGCAATACGCAAGGTTACGAGCAAGACGACGCTATCGATTTAATTTTAGGCGTATTACACGCAACGCCAGCCGATTATTTCAGCGAAGGTAGCAAGCCGGAAATGTGGGAGAAAGAAGCGCGCCGTATCGTTAAGCTAGCGTTCGGCAACGATTACAAGCTAGGTAACGCAGATAAGACCGTCACCATTTATAAATCGGAGATACTTGCGGTATTGAGTGTCGGAACATTCCGACAGAAACAGCTAGCCTATGCGATGCTAGTAACGTCCAAGCGATACGGAGAAACGTTCTATTTAACGATGTCTACCGCTATGCGAATGGTCGGTACAAATGCGCGAGATACAGTAAATAGGGCGATAAAAAAGCTAGTAGAGGTCCGATTTATCGAATATGCCCGCAAAGGTGAACTGGATAAGGCTAAAAGTCGGGAAAGTGGTCACGCGTTTTATAAGCCGAACCGGTATCGAATATTAATTGAAAAGCCGTGTGCAAACGAGCAAGGAATCGAGGTTACAGACGCTCAATCATTAGTCGACGTTTCCTACTTGCTATTGTCGGAGAGAGAACTGCGACGAGTAGTAACGCGTAAGGAGTTTACGGGACGTTGGAGTCGGTGTTAG
- a CDS encoding DUF3102 domain-containing protein, whose translation MQLTSTEKIEKLPLDLCSNEAAIRKNMRKAGEAIFEIGKHLKHVKESVIESGKWTEWLQSMDIEPRQAQRFIQVYTELSEHASALSGQSLTKLLTLAQISSTVGDIAEVIEKSHTLPGGQTKTIDEMTSRELDDLKKRLAKSESDVTELLEQTYALEGQVESAQKSERIAISQLEQALEQEPEIIEVIPEEMQRKYEEMVADSRQMEQSLAHTYERIAHLEKLEKVVRSQEESPMYDLTRSLQTVNRYFDTFTATQGFMETAIASAEQTTVDALETQFKSVQARMGIIQAEIDARKGIVTIDCKIIDGDFIGGKVGA comes from the coding sequence ATGCAACTTACATCAACTGAAAAAATCGAAAAGCTACCATTAGACTTATGTTCGAATGAGGCCGCAATCCGAAAGAACATGCGTAAGGCTGGCGAAGCAATCTTCGAGATAGGTAAGCACTTGAAGCATGTAAAGGAAAGCGTCATTGAATCGGGCAAATGGACGGAATGGCTACAGTCGATGGATATTGAGCCACGCCAAGCACAACGTTTCATCCAGGTTTATACGGAATTGAGTGAACATGCGTCAGCGCTGTCGGGTCAGTCGCTTACTAAATTGCTGACACTTGCGCAGATTTCTAGCACAGTTGGCGATATTGCGGAAGTAATTGAGAAGTCTCATACTTTGCCGGGCGGCCAAACAAAGACAATAGACGAAATGACCTCGCGCGAATTGGATGACTTAAAGAAGCGTCTAGCGAAAAGTGAGTCCGATGTTACCGAATTACTAGAACAGACATACGCTCTTGAAGGACAGGTCGAATCAGCTCAAAAGAGTGAGCGGATAGCAATTAGTCAATTGGAACAAGCGTTGGAACAGGAGCCGGAAATTATCGAAGTCATTCCCGAAGAAATGCAGCGCAAGTATGAAGAAATGGTTGCAGACAGTCGTCAGATGGAGCAGTCACTGGCGCACACATATGAAAGAATCGCACACCTCGAAAAATTAGAGAAGGTAGTTCGTTCGCAAGAAGAATCTCCTATGTACGATTTAACGCGATCATTACAAACTGTTAATCGTTATTTCGACACATTTACAGCGACACAGGGCTTTATGGAGACGGCAATAGCGAGTGCAGAGCAGACAACGGTCGATGCGTTGGAGACGCAATTTAAGAGTGTGCAAGCACGGATGGGAATTATACAGGCTGAAATAGACGCACGGAAAGGGATTGTAACGATTGATTGTAAAATTATTGACGGTGATTTTATAGGAGGTAAGGTGGGCGCGTGA